Within Eublepharis macularius isolate TG4126 chromosome 19, MPM_Emac_v1.0, whole genome shotgun sequence, the genomic segment gccattctgggaccgttttggcctggatcggggccaaaacggcccaattcagattggtcacaaaacggccaggatcgggcctctgatgggtggtggatcactctcctgctcagcagcagcctgatcctgataATTTTGGggcacttttcagccattttcagcccccttttgccattttgggcccaattttggccctgaatggccaggattgggtccaaaacagccaggataggtgatgtcagggggtggggcatatgcaaatcagttatgctaataacacaattccggtgatgtcaaggggagtggcatatgcaaatgagttatgctaatgagttcctgcagctctttttccatgaaatgacccctggatagaaacatagagctggagggtaccccaagagtcatctagtccagcctcctgcacaacgtaggaaattcacagctatctccccacTCACCTCCTACAGTGATCCCTGCTCTGTGTCCAGGGTAACAAACAAGGGTATGTGTATCCATCGTGAAAGCctaactaaataataaataaaaaagaatctcTGTCAAAAAACATGCACCATTTATAAATAAGTACAAAAGGTTTAAGTAATAAGTATGTTGTGAGCAAGCGTTCATAAATCCAGCGCTTAGAGCTCCATATCACAATAACTGGAAAACCATGGCTGTTTTCCAGTTATTGTGCTAGGTAGTACCATAGGAGGTCTGCTTCAGTTGAATGGAAATGTCCTCTGTTCAGTGGAGGAAATGCAGTAATGCCATAGAATGTCTATGAACACTCCAACTTCTCCTGACTGAACACCTTGTGGATGCCTCAGTGTTTTGAGGTTTTTAGGTTGCTATGACCTGGAAAGCTTGCAGGAGGTTATGATCCCTGATCTTATCATGTGTTGCAAAATAGCGGAGTGCTGAATGAGATTTTTACAAATGGGATGAATGAAGTTGATCCGTTTCCCCTTTCGTTATACAGGGAAAGCCAATCCCACCTCCTCTGCAGCTTTCCATGGGAAGGCTCAGGATTTGAATTATTCCGTGGAGACTCCGTATGGCTACCGCCTGGACCTGGACTTCCTCAAGTACGTGGATGACATTGAGAAAGGCAACACCATTAAGCGTATTCCAGTCCATCGCCGACCACGCTACAGCTCACTGCCCCGGGGTTATGGCTATACTGGCTCGTGGTGGACTTCCACCGAGTCCCTCTGCTCCAATGCTAGCATGGACAGCCAGCACTCCTCCTATTCTTATTGCGGACGCAGCTTCTATCCACAGTATGGCAATGCAATGTCAAGCAACTTCAATGCCCGGGTGGAGAAGACTTTATTGGATGCTAGGAAGAAGCTAGAAGACCAGGCAGGTGCAGGAGAGGAGGAAAGGACCCGGGCAAGTGGTCTAAGAAGTCTTAACAGCAGCATATCTGGATCCACCAGCTCCTTGGTGGGAAACCAGAGCTTATCCCGTCAGACTTCCTATAACAGCTCCCAGCAAGGTGCTCCTGGGCAATTCACACCGATCGGTTCTGGCATGTCCACTCCAGTCTCCCCGACCGCAGGACACCTCCAGCACGTTCGAGAGCAAATGGCCGTGGCCTTGAAGAAGTTGCGCCTGTTGGAAGAGCAGGTGAAGATGGTGCCGGTGCTGCAGGTGAAAATCTCGGTGCTGCAGGAGGAAAAGCGGCAGCTCAGCGTCCAGCTCAAAAGCCAGAAGTTCTTGGGCCACCCAGGGGGAGTTAGCAAAGGCAAGCCCAGGGGGGAGCTCTACATAGACATCCCTGaggagggggcaggaggggggaaagaagagggcAGTGTGACGCCCGAGACAAGGAGCAGCTTGGAGAAAAAGGACGTGAGATCGGTGGCGGTGGGGATGTCAGCGGAAGATACGGAGGGTGGTAAGTGTGACGTGGGGGTGGCGGTCCGGGAGGAGGAGCTGGgccttccttccccaggggaggaGTGGCAGAGCCCAGCTATGCATGCTTTGTCAGTCAAGATTGCTGTATTAGAGAAGCAGCTTAAGAGGGCGCTTCAAGAGCTCCAGGCTGCCCACCAGAAAATGGAACACCAGGGCAAGGAGAAAGAGGACAAATGGACGTCCACGGGGGATAACGGCCTGACAGAATGGGCAGTAGGGCGAGCAGGTTCAGAGCAGAGGGGAGAAGGGTCCTCCCAGAGGCACCGAGAGGTCGCCATCGATAAGAACACAGCTGAAGTTGTCCAAGCGGAAAGTGAGCCAGAAGTCGTTACCAGCAGCTTCGTAGGGTTAGACCACAGGCCACAGAAGCCACAACGCCTGGACATGAAGGATTCCCGTACCAGCCTCGGATCCTCAGCAGGCAAAGATCTGGGGAACAAGGAAGCCCAGATGCCACTCTGTTCCACGTATCACAGCGACAAGGTGGTGGAGACTACGTTCCCGGTCCATGCTGGCCCTGTGACCACGGCGACCACCTTCCATTCGGTGAAAAAGATCAGCATCATCAGCGCGGAggaggatgggatgggaaagcaAGACACAGGTAGGGGGGCAAtggtgtgcatgggggggggtcaATATGCCTTGAGGACAAGAGGACATACCCGTCCCCTTATGGGAAACAGTTGGCTGCATCTTCCCCCAAATCCAACCAGGCTGTAAATGGTAGTCAGTTTGGtgtataacattcgatttatataccgcccttcaggacgacttaacaaccactcagagtagtttacaaagtgtgttattattatcctcacgacaatcaccctgtggggtgggtagggctgagagagctgtgactggcccaaggtcacccagctggcttcaagcagaggaatggggaatcaaacctggctctccagattagagtcccatgctcttaaccactacaccaaacaggctctcagtaatcatattcgatttatataccgcccttcaggacaacttaatgcccactcagagtggtttacaaagtatgttattattatccccacaacaaacaccctgtgaggtgggtggggctgagagagctccagagaactgtgactagcccaaggtcacccaggtggcttcaagtggaggagtgaggaatcaaacccagttctccagattatagtggttaagagcggcgggactctaatctggagaactggttttgattcccctctcctccactttcttTCCTTTATTTACAAGCTCAATTGATCATAGGTCTTAAGATGAATCTCATAGTTACAGCAGTTGAAATTTAAGCCATCATAAAATTGTTAAAATATCCAATCCCAAGAAGAATAAAACATTCAAGATAAAATATCCCGGTAAAATAGACATAGCATAAAATAGGTAGTAAAAGGTGGATAAAATCCAATAAGATAAAATATTCGAATACTAAAATCGCTAAACCTATGCATTAGTTATAACTGAGAGCCCATTTGCAAATCCagtaaatacagggctttttttctagaaaaagaggtggtggaactcagtgggttgcccttgaagaaaatggtcacatggctggtggccccgctccctgatctccagacagaggggagttgagattgccctcctaaactcccctctttctgaagatcagggggtggagccaccagccacatgaccattttcaagaggttctggaactccgttccaccgcgttcccgctgaaaaaaagccctgagtaaataTACCCACTTCCATTTATAGTTGACACAATTCGCTCCTTTGATGTTTTAAAGAGATCACCGTTGTTAGGAATTTCGTCACAAAGTGAGTTATTCTTGGACGAGAATCTGCCAATAGTAGGGATATCACCCAGTGTTCTACAGGTAGCCGATACTTGAGCAGAACCAAGGTTATCCAAAGAGATCTGGGAGCTGCCGACTGCTGACAAGATAGTAAGAGATGGCTCAGTGTCTCTTTTGCACCAGATGCACAGTTACACAGGCGATCCGAGTATCGTATCTTGGCAAATCGCCCTGTTAGTTGTGCAGTTGGAAGGACGTTTAGCCTAGCCAGTGTAAAAGCAGCCGTTATAAAGGAATCTCATATATGGAGACTTGTGGGTGGAGGAATCCCTAGCGCAAGTTGGACTTGGGAGAGGTTACTTCAGAGCAGCTTGCTTCAGAGCccgtttggtgtcgtggttaagagcggcaggactctaatctggaaaggcaggtttgattcttcactcctccaccagaagccagctgggtgaacttggatcagtcacagctctctcagagctctctcagccctacccacctcacagggtgattgttgtggggataataataacacgctttgtaaaatgctctgagtaggtgttgttatcctgaagggcagtatataaatcgaatgttatataaAACGAAagttattcgatttatatatctaTAATTCTAATACTGATGCAGGAGATCCAAAAACCTCAAACAACCTGCCCAAGTCCCCCAGACATTATGTGTGGGATGTATATCCTATGTGCTTGATGTTTCCTCTAAACTGAATTAAACTAAGCTCATAGCAGCTTAATTCCAGCTGCCAAATGCCAGCCAACCCAGAAGGTCTGAAGAAGTCCcaactttaataacaacaacgtttgatttatataccacccttctggacaacttaatgtccactcagagcggtttacaaagtatgttattattatccccacaacaatcaccctgtgaggtgggtggggctgagagagctctgaaagactggcttcaaacggaggagtggggaatcaaacctggctctccagattagagtcctgccactcctaaatactacaccaaactgattctgGTGGAGTCAGGAGGATTCTCTAGTGTCATTATCTTCtcctcctgggccgattccagacggccctccgcatcccgaaatgtcacacgtcgtcgcgcggaaaacacaaaatatcgcattttctcgcacgacaacgcgcgacatttcgggatgcggagggccgtctggaatcggccctggtctggGCCCACCGACGATACGTGTAcggttcttgtttttgtttttccttctgaACTGCAAATGCACAGCAAAGCACTGTTATTCCGTCTCCGTCCCCTGCAACTCATCTATTAAAAGGTTTTTGTAtatttggacttccggtttgggattcatggaggtctaacgcagctccatttgtggagctgaccggattgccgttttaaccggccggaggggtgaaaataacccgcggccgactgctctcaggcggagagcaggcaaagaacgctcaagaccctagggtgagctagatctcggacgagggggggctctacacaaggagtctcccccccgatccttgaggtcccaccttgcgacaggtcggctataatctctgcggcaattttggggccaattcggctggcataagacctacatacccaagcttcgatcggggagggaagtcgagaggagaatttaagatcgaaacagcgattacaacccgagaaagttgaagagaaggtaaagatcgctatctcttgaaacgggacagattgacaaaaacagagaggaaagaaagtagatttttaaactgcaacagactagtgaaaaggaggtgaagactcggcaggagttgtattttaaaagagactaagtttaaagaagttattacaaaaatcggactattgttttgaatacctgtggttttggagctgtgggaaaaagacaccatcgcgagacctgctgtgggaagacgggagacaggaagtgcgtaacaacaatagagtggctggagggaagcggcccttgccaaaggacaggaagtggggaatcgccatctttgaaagtggaagggtcgtggcttcagcggaagaggaagtaggccatcttggattacaataacatagagaaaccatagagaaaagacgcccgacattttggatataaaaaattaattttggcaaagattgggacatttaaaaaaaaggaaaacgtttaattatacgccacggagctgaggaagagagcagattcgtgggagcgagctaaagcaagccccacgatgtcgaaaaaagagtggcaatcggcaatagaaaatttggacaaaaaacttatagacatgatgaaagaacttaaggacacgaaattggagcttattaaagaggtcaaggaagttacacagacagtaaagtcggagctgtcagaagtgaaaaaaggcgtggaaacgattagcagtgaattacaaggaacgcagcagagagttaaaacagtagaagacgcgatggagaatttaatagacacgcaacaaacagagatgaggctggtgaaggggaggatgtcagttgcagaaactaaacacatggagaagcagcttcgttttcgtggtctgccagaagtggaagggaagtcagcgcaagaacagatgactgaggtgttggctgattacctggggaaggaggaggaggaaattgtggctatcctagatgtggcgtatcgtgtgaactcgagaattgcaacccagaggaaactaccaagggatgtgattgtgcagtttacaactagaaatatgaaagagaggattgtgacaaaacaatttcaagatccattggagattgatggcaagacgattattataatgaaggaactgcccagatcagtgttattggacaggaaaaaatatagagtgctaattcagactttgaaggacatgaatatcagatacagatgggagttaccggaaggagtgtcctttgagtttggaggggcaaaaaaacgcatcagatctgagcgggagatggagagatttatcaaggacaatgaaaaagacttaccaacaaaaccatgaatatggagtgtaaagtattatcttggaatgtaaatggactaaactcaccgaataagagaaaaaatatttttcattggctattaaaacaaaaatgtgatattgtttgtttgcaggagacccatattagaaaacaggatgtaaaatatttaaaatctggaaaattgggcaaagaatttgtagcggcttccaacaagaaaaaaagaggagtggtgttgtatataaaagaggagctgcagccaaaacttgttatgagagatgtggaagctagatttgtagcagtggaatgtaattggaacttaaagagagtgttggtagtcggactttatgcacctaacggtgcaaaggaaagcttctttgaggacttaaggaagcacctagacgatcttgtatatgaccagataattcttgctggagatttcaatggagtgacagatttggaactagacaaaaagactacaaaagcacaaaagaaaagaggactattgccaaagcttttttttgagttgattcaacaagagactctcgaagacgtatggaggagagaatatcctaaaaccagacagtttactttttattctgcaaggcatcttacattatcaagaattgatatgatctgggcctcaaaggacttagcgttatggactaaggaggtagaaataatgccgatggtaggctcagatcacaacccaattatgtggaaatttggaaaaaggagaaaaaggaaagcctggagaataaatgaggacttgttacaggaaagtgagaatatggaaacattgagaagagagactaagttttttatacaatacaacgtgaataaagaagtaccaaccagtaaagtttgggacgcgtacaaggcggttgtaaggggcatactaatggacttaaatggcagagcaaggaaaaagaaagaggagaagagacaagagattgaggagaaaataaaggccaaagaagcacagttaaaaaagagaccagggaaaaagaaaatacatcaggaaatcaaaattcttcaagaacagttaacagcaatgagtaataaagaattggagtggaatcttaaaagactgaaccaaaaagcctttgagggtgctaataaacctgggaaatatttggcatggcaattgaagaagaaaagggaaaagaaaataataaataaaatctgtgaagaaaataaaacgtacctggagcagactaccattagtagagccttctataaattctatgcgaagctgtataataaaaaagaagtaaccaaagaatcaatagcatcatatttggagaaaactaaacttccagagatttcggaagcttggagaaacaagttgaacagtgaagtaactgatgaagaaataagtaaggcaatacaatccgcaaatctaggaaaggcgccagggccagatggacttacggctaaattttataagacaatggccaatgaactggcaccattcctaaaagaggtgatgaacggagttttcagggatcaaagaattccagacacttggagcgaagcgaatatatcattgatcccaaaagagggccaagatctgactaacgtgaaaaattacaggcctatatcattacttaacaatgattacaaaatttttgcgaagatattggcggagagactgaaggggtggctctcggaagtcatagaggaagaacaagcaggctttttgccggacagacaaataagagacaatttaaggacagtgatcaatgctattgaatactatgacaagcgttgtgataaagaggttggtttcttctttgtagacgctgaaaaaacgtttgacaatttaaactgggactttttgtttgccactatggaaaagctacaattgggagaaagattcatcagagcaattaaagaaatttatagagaccagactgcagcaattgtagtgaatgatgaattgaccaagaaattgacgattagtaaaggaacaagacaaggttgcccgttatctccattgttgttcattttagtattggagattctgatgatacaaatacgacaagatgaggaaatacgaggaataaaaataaaggactattcatacaaggttagagcatttgcagatgacataatgttaattgtagaagatccattggagaacatgccaaaagtgatagataagatcaaggagtttggtgatttggcaggtttcttcattaacaaaaagaagtcaaagatactatgtaaaaacatgactaagcagaaacaacaattgttaatggaaacaacggactgtgaagtaactagtaaagtgaaatatttgggagttgagctgactacaaaaaatatagatttgttcaagaataattatgaaaaattatggattcagatagagagagacttgatcaagtggaatagactgaatttgtcatggttgggcaggattgcagcagttaagatgaacgtgttaccaagagtaatgtttttgttacagacaataccaatcatcagagactctaaacaatttgaaaaatggcagaggaaaatatcagattttgtttgggcaggcaagaagcctcgagtgaaagtaaaagttctacaagatgcaaaggagagaggcggaatgcaactgcccaatctgagactttaccatgatgcaatctgcctagtttggctaaaagactggatgacattaaagaataagaaactattagccctagagggatataaaaaaatttttggatggcacgcatacctatggcatgacaaagtaaaggtcaactcgatgttcctgcatcattttgtaaggagaagtctatatacaatctggaagaagtacagaacttacttacaagaaggaacccccttgtgggtggttccatatgaggtgatagatccgagagctgtggataatgaacaacaatgtttaacgtacaaagaaataactaagattgaagtatctaaacttagaataaagacacaagaggaactatcacctaactatgattggtttcagtatagacagattagagacttatacaactcggactttgcaaaagggggcatacgaacagagaactcggaactagagcagacccttcttaaagaagacaagaaaagaatatccaaggtatatcaagtactgttgaaatggcatactgaggatgagatagttaaaacacagatggtgaaatgggctataaactttaataaagaaataacaatggaggcatgggaatacttgtggaaaactacaatgaagacaacgacatgtattaatattaaagagaacattttcaaaatgatctatcgttggtacatgacaccaaagaagattgcgctagggaatttgaatacatctaacaaatgctggaaatgtaagaaacatgagggctccctctatcatatgtggtggtcgtgtgaggtagctaggcagttctggggggaaataataagagaaatgagtgaaattttacagtttcaaataaataagaacccagaactcctgctgctaaacttgggaatggagggaattccagcccatcataggacgatgatattttatatgactgcagcagctagacttttgtatgcgcagaaatggaaagtacaagaagtgccaactattgaagattggatctacaaattgctgtacatggctgaaatggacaagatgacaagaaaactgagagatctggactcagggcagtttaacacagactgggagaagctgaaacaatatctggagaagaaatgggaggtgggaggaaaactgtggcagtttgagaactactgaagtataataaaagtataaaagagaggggtgactttaccgggggaggaagagaaatgtgaatttataagcagttagattaattgatcgagatatatatagatatgtaaagattaagtgatagaatactgatagagaataattaatgataaggtttaaacatgaggattgagtaactaacaatattttctttctctgataagatttatatgcaccaaactgaatgcatagaagagttaaattgattgattatgtgataagttagatagaattaccacaaaaagatgaaatgagtaatatatagagaataaatcaaattgtttgatttaaatgtgggaaatttttatggtttacgatgtataggtttatgatatatagaaatattcaaaactggaaaatgggataaattggttatctaaagacgtacggtttgggtgtataataagtaaaggagttaaagatgtactgcttaatataatggagaatgtatatttgttttagacagatgaattctatagaagtaagggaaaagggacagagggtgggaaagctgttggaagtcaacaaaagggggggaaagggagggggttagaaacgaaaaattaggggaaaattgaatgtaatgtaaaaataataatgctctaacccaataaaaaatttttcaaaaaaaaaaaaaaaaaggtttttgtATATTTAAGATGCTGATTTTTTACCAGCTGGTTATAGCAGGCACTACTCTTAAAATAGCCTTTGATGTTCCCAGAATGAGATGAAGGAAGGCAAGCGTCAGTTATGAGATATCTTGACCCTCAAAAAATATGTAGAAAACGCCCTCTCACTTTAGGAGATGGCCTAAGCCCAATGGGACGCAGCCATCTGTCTTGACTCTTCTCTCCTGGCTGGGACTGGAAACTAGATGTGTGCTTAATATTGCTAGTCATCTTGGTATGGGCTGC encodes:
- the KANK2 gene encoding KN motif and ankyrin repeat domain-containing protein 2, which produces MAQVLRMETGFPGKANPTSSAAFHGKAQDLNYSVETPYGYRLDLDFLKYVDDIEKGNTIKRIPVHRRPRYSSLPRGYGYTGSWWTSTESLCSNASMDSQHSSYSYCGRSFYPQYGNAMSSNFNARVEKTLLDARKKLEDQAGAGEEERTRASGLRSLNSSISGSTSSLVGNQSLSRQTSYNSSQQGAPGQFTPIGSGMSTPVSPTAGHLQHVREQMAVALKKLRLLEEQVKMVPVLQVKISVLQEEKRQLSVQLKSQKFLGHPGGVSKGKPRGELYIDIPEEGAGGGKEEGSVTPETRSSLEKKDVRSVAVGMSAEDTEGGKCDVGVAVREEELGLPSPGEEWQSPAMHALSVKIAVLEKQLKRALQELQAAHQKMEHQGKEKEDKWTSTGDNGLTEWAVGRAGSEQRGEGSSQRHREVAIDKNTAEVVQAESEPEVVTSSFVGLDHRPQKPQRLDMKDSRTSLGSSAGKDLGNKEAQMPLCSTYHSDKVVETTFPVHAGPVTTATTFHSVKKISIISAEEDGMGKQDTETPGSLKETEPLAPDSVYKGQAAPCLSQEAPLDALREREHQASFTAGSRSVMKEEEPSELLGSKKSVQSVGVNGGYESSSSEDSSTAENVSDNESTESEYHEASDGLLAAVASAAEPPTSPPAAPATSHPGVSAEGREISAAKSATKEQASNPGRGLSKELLSACHVLQQYLDSPDVHMDEETKLAYTAVLHSWLRLSCHKEANPEWVSRHLAAFQAISPQLLEFIINMADANGNTALHYTVSHSNFPVVAELLKTGLCHVNQQNKAGYTAIMLTALAASRSESDKEIIMQLLERGDVNAKASQAGQTALMLAVSHGRLDMVCALLASAADVNVQDDDGSTALMCACEHGHAEIVRLLLSTASCDVTLADHDGSTALSIALEAGQNDIAVMLHAHLNSAKSTSLGTSIQEKPGDVAKMASHAQ